In one window of Brassica rapa cultivar Chiifu-401-42 chromosome A07, CAAS_Brap_v3.01, whole genome shotgun sequence DNA:
- the LOC103831288 gene encoding protein IDA produces the protein MSPCRTMVLLCLVLFLAASSSSYVAPARIGATLEMKNRKSLGFKDSLISGYLPKGVPIPPSAPSKRHNSLIDSHPH, from the coding sequence ATGTCTCCGTGTCGTACGATGGTTCTGCTCTGTCTGGTTCTGTTTCTGGCGGCGAGTAGCTCTTCTTATGTGGCCCCTGCAAGAATTGGAGCCACATTGGAGATGAAGAATAGGAAGAGCTTAGGGTTCAAAGACAGCCTTATTTCTGGTTACTTGCCCAAAGGCGTTCCCATTCCTCCTTCTGCCCCTTCGAAGAGACACAACTCTCTTATTGACTCTCATCCtcattga